One stretch of Prunus persica cultivar Lovell chromosome G1, Prunus_persica_NCBIv2, whole genome shotgun sequence DNA includes these proteins:
- the LOC18789262 gene encoding UDP-glycosyltransferase 88F5: MEEDTIVLYAAPGMGHIISMVELGKLILNRYPKKFSITILYTCGSVVDTPSIPAYIHRISLAHPSMSFRQFPRVQNENTSLIGRSGAAIMFDFIRRNDPHVRLALLEISKSSAIRAFIIDIFCSTALPMAKELGIPTYYFYTSGAAALAAFLYFPKIGEQTTKSFKDLTETVFEFPGFKSPLKASHMPEPMLDRDDPAYWDMLYFCSHLPKSNGIIANTFEELEPPAVLKAIAGGLCVPDAPTPPVFYIGPLIAEEKQSGDAAEAEVCLSWLDKQPSRSVVFLCFGSRGSFAGAQLKEMADGLEKSGQRFLWVVKKPPLDEKTKQVHGVHDFDLEGLLPEGFLERTKDRGLVVKSWAPQVAVLKKESVGGFVTHCGWNSVLEAVIAGVSMVAWPLYAEQHMNRSVLVKEMEMAIAVEQREEDGFVFGDELERRVRELMESEKGRELRERSRKMGEMASAAWGESGSSTRNLVNFVNSIT; encoded by the coding sequence ATGGAAGAAGACACAATAGTCCTCTACGCAGCTCCAGGAATGGGGCACATAATCTCCATGGTTGAGCTAGGCAAGCTCATTCTCAATCGCTACCCCAAAAAATTCTCCATCACTATTCTCTACACCTGCGGCAGCGTTGTGGATACTCCAAGCATCCCCGCCTACATCCACCGTATCTCCCTAGCCCATCCTTCCATGTCCTTCCGCCAATTCCCTCGcgttcaaaatgaaaatacatCATTAATTGGCCGCAGCGGCGCTGCCATAATGTTCGATTTCATCCGCCGGAATGATCCTCATGTCCGCCTTGCCCTCCTAGAGATCTCCAAATCTTCAGCCATTCGCGCTTTTATCATTGACATCTTCTGCTCCACTGCGCTGCCAATGGCGAAGGAACTCGGCATTCCCACCTACTACTTTTACACTTCCGGCGCTGCAGCTCTTGCGGCTTTTCTGTATTTCCCGAAAATCGGGGAACAAACCACCAAGAGCTTCAAGGATCTAACCGAGACTGTTTTCGAGTTTCCTGGGTTTAAGTCTCCTCTCAAGGCCTCCCACATGCCTGAGCCAATGCTTGACCGAGACGACCCTGCGTATTGGGACATGCTCTACTTTTGCTCACACCTTCCCAAATCTAATGGGATCATAGCCAACACGTTCGAAGAGCTGGAGCCTCCTGCAGTCCTCAAAGCCATTGCTGGAGGTCTTTGTGTTCCTGATGCTCCCACTCCTCCCGTCTTCTACATTGGGCCATTGATTGCTGAAGAAAAACAATCTGGTGATGCCGCTGAGGCGGAAGTTTGTTTGTCATGGCTTGATAAACAGCCAAGTCGAAGCGTGGTGTTCCTCTGTTTTGGAAGCAGGGGATCATTCGCAGGGGCTCAATTGAAGGAGATGGCAGATGGGTTGGAGAAGAGTGGGCAGAGGTTTTTGTGGGTGGTGAAGAAGCCTCCCCTTGATGAGAAAACCAAGCAGGTCCATGGAGTTCATGACTTTGATTTGGAGGGTTTGTTGCCAGAAGGGTTCTTGGAGAGGACCAAAGATAGGGGTTTGGTGGTGAAGTCATGGGCTCCGCAGGTGGCGGTGTTGAAGAAGGAATCGGTTGGCGGGTTTGTGACGCATTGTGGCTGGAACTCGGTTCTTGAAGCGGTGATCGCCGGCGTGTCGATGGTGGCGTGGCCGCTCTATGCAGAGCAGCACATGAATAGGAGTGTTTTGGTGAAGGAAATGGAGATGGCGATTGCTGTGGAGCAGAGAGAGGAAGATGGGTTTGTATTTGGGGATGAATTGGAGAGAAGGGTTAGGGAGCTGATGGAGTCGGAAAAAGGGAGAGAGCTTAGAGAAAGGAGCAGGAAAATGGGAGAGATGGCTTCGGCTGCTTGGGGTGAGTCTGGTTCGTCCACTAGAAACTTGGTCAACTTTGTTAATAGCATTACATAA
- the LOC18789439 gene encoding UDP-glycosyltransferase 88F5 encodes MEEDTIVLYAAPGIGHIISMVELGKLILNRYTEKFSITILYTCGSVVDTPSIPAYIHRISLAHPSISFRQFPRVQNENTLLIGRSGAAILFDFIRRNDPHVRLALQEISKSSAIRAFIIDGFCSSSLPMAKELGIPTYYFYTSGAAALAAFLYFPKIGEQTTKSFKDLTDTVFEFPGFKSPLKASHMPEPMLDRDDPAYWDMLYFCSHLPKSNGIIVNTFEELEPPAVLKAISGGLCVPDAPTPPVFYIGPLIAEEKQSGDAAEGEVCLSWLDKQPSRSVVFLCFGSRGSFSGAQLKEMADGLEKSGQRFLWVVKKPPLDEKTKQVHGVHDFDLEGLLPEGFLERTKDRGLVVKSWAPQVAVLKKESVGGFVTHCGWNSVLEAVIAGVSMVAWPLYAEQHMNRSVLVKEMEMAIAVEQREEDGFVFGDELERRVRELMESEKGRELRERSRKMGEMALAAWGESGSSTRNLVNFVNSITLSFGLHK; translated from the coding sequence ATGGAAGAAGACACAATAGTCCTCTACGCAGCTCCAGGAATAGGGCACATAATCTCCATGGTTGAGCTAGGCAAGCTCATTCTCAATCGCTACACCGAAAAATTCTCCATCACTATTCTCTACACCTGCGGCAGCGTTGTGGATACTCCAAGCATCCCCGCCTACATCCACCGCATCTCCCTAGCCCATCCTTCCATCTCCTTCCGCCAATTCCCTCGcgttcaaaatgaaaatacatTATTAATTGGCCGCAGCGGCGCTGCCatattgttcgatttcatccGCCGGAATGATCCTCATGTCCGCCTTGCCCTCCAAGAGATCTCCAAATCTTCAGCCATTCGCGCTTTTATCATCGACGGCTTCTGCTCCTCTTCGCTGCCAATGGCGAAGGAACTCGGCATTCCCACCTACTACTTTTACACCTCTGGCGCTGCAGCTCTTGCGGCTTTTCTGTATTTCCCGAAAATCGGGGAACAAACCACCAAGAGCTTCAAGGATCTAACCGATACTGTTTTCGAGTTTCCCGGGTTTAAGTCTCCTCTCAAGGCCTCCCACATGCCTGAGCCAATGCTTGACCGAGACGACCCTGCGTATTGGGACATGCTCTACTTTTGCTCACACCTTCCCAAATCTAATGGGATCATAGTCAACACGTTCGAAGAGCTGGAGCCTCCTGCAGTCCTCAAAGCCATTTCTGGAGGTCTTTGTGTTCCTGATGCTCCCACTCCTCCCGTCTTCTACATTGGGCCATTGATTGCTGAAGAAAAACAATCTGGTGATGCCGCTGAGGGGGAAGTTTGTTTGTCATGGCTTGATAAACAGCCAAGTCGAAGCGTGGTGTTTCTCTGTTTTGGAAGCAGGGGATCATTCTCAGGGGCTCAATTGAAGGAGATGGCAGATGGGTTGGAGAAGAGTGGGCAGAGGTTTTTGTGGGTGGTGAAGAAGCCTCCCCTTGATGAGAAAACCAAGCAGGTCCATGGAGTTCATGACTTTGATTTGGAGGGTTTGCTGCCAGAAGGGTTCTTGGAGAGGACCAAAGATAGGGGCTTGGTGGTGAAGTCATGGGCTCCGCAGGTGGCGGTGTTGAAGAAGGAATCGGTGGGCGGGTTTGTGACGCATTGTGGCTGGAACTCGGTGCTTGAAGCAGTGATCGCCGGCGTGTCGATGGTGGCGTGGCCGCTCTACGCAGAGCAGCACATGAATAGGAGTGTTTTGGTGAAGGAAATGGAGATGGCGATTGCTGTGGAGCAGAGAGAGGAAGATGGGTTTGTATTTGGGGATGAATTGGAGAGAAGGGTTAGGGAGCTGATGGAGTCAGAAAAAGGGAGAGAGCTTAGAGAAAGGAGCCGGAAAATGGGAGAGATGGCTTTGGCTGCTTGGGGTGAGTCTGGTTCGTCCACTAGAAACTTGGTCAACTTTGTTAATAGCATTACACTAAGTTTCGGATTGCATAAGTAA